The following coding sequences lie in one Spinacia oleracea cultivar Varoflay chromosome 1, BTI_SOV_V1, whole genome shotgun sequence genomic window:
- the LOC110787457 gene encoding ultraviolet-B receptor UVR8, protein MGTPEAPISNPAHKIIAVAAGEAHILALSGDGKVYSWGRGTFGRLGNGSESDENFPVPIKWENGGDLQIEECPNFVGVAAGAYHSLALADDGSVWCWGYNTYSQLGFDGENVSVPRQLDKLLQLNSPVSLGDDSEGKSKNPLKVCAVEAGGMMSLAIDNLGVLWLWGNIPQQRSPDDDTFTLESVPTPIPMYDFYGHTVVKVACGNEHVVALVSAGEKHTGDDLVCYTWGNNNHGQLGLGDTVSRSHPQAVAQFGKGSAWRAYDVACGSFHTVVLTLKKRPSDTLESVCWTFGLGENGQLGHGTTQSTSLPEPARELPENAYFVSVDCGLLHTSVVSSAGEVWSWGMEKGLGLCPDVSFSGVDHGDAILPLKFLCNGPHGPNFPDPVEVACGAAHTVVVADDGYKLWSWGRGRSGVLGDGKVSDSYSPTMVLWPPLLEDFRDGLNPTDIESKKPKEEGEVTEVDKKLTSAMEEMKLLQSKLSVMERYVSILHGSLFGKPFEERDIPASLIESDSFDVGKAWKSMLEVADGKELRRLEMFYGNMVDGVKDKIMKRKIEDIVREYLSTQH, encoded by the exons ATGGGGACTCCAGAAGCACCAATCAGCAACCCAGCACACAAGATCATCGCCGTCGCCGCCGGCGAAGCTCACATTCTCGCTCTTTCAG GAGATGGGAAGGTATATTCATGGGGAAGAGGCACATTTGGGCGACTTGGCAACGGTTCTGAATCTGATGAGAATTTCCCGGTGCCAATTAAATGGGAAAATGGTGGTGATTTGCAAATTGAAGAGTGTCCAAACTTTGTTGGGGTTGCTGCTGGTGCTTATCATAGTCTTGCTCTTGCTG ATGATGGATCTGTTTGGTGCTGGGGCTACAATACCT ATAGTCAGCTCGGATTTGATGGAGAAAATGTGTCCGTTCCTCGTCAGTTAGATAAGTTACTGCAATTGAATTCACCCGTATCTCTTGGTGATGATTCAGAGGGAAAGAGTAAAAATCCACTGAAG GTTTGTGCAGTTGAAGCCGGTGGAATGATGTCACTAGCAATTGACAACCTTGGGGTACTCTGGTTGTGGGGAAATATCCCACAACAAAGAAGTCCTGATGACGATACATTCACACTCGAGAGTGTTCCAACTCCAATCCCCATGTACGATTTTTACGGTCACACGGTTGTTAAGGTGGCATGTGGAAATGAACATGTTGTTGCACTAGTAAGTGCTGGTGAAAAACACACTGGTGATGACCTTGTGTGTTACACTTGGGGTAACAACAATCATGGTCAACTAGGGTTGGGAGATACAGTGAGCAGATCACATCCTCAAGCTGTTGCACAGTTCGGCAAGGGATCTGCTTGGAGAGCTTATGATGTAGCATGTGGATCTTTTCACACCGTTGTACTTACTCTCAAGAAGCGGCCAAGTGATACATTAGAAAGTGTCTGTTGGACATTTGGCCTTGGAGAAAACGGTCAGCTAGGACATG GTACAACCCAGAGTACCTCACTCCCTGAACCTGCTAGAGAATTGCCAGAAAATGCATATTTTGTTTCGGTAGATTGTGGATTGTTACATACAAGTGTAGTTTCATCTGCTGGGGAAGTGTGGTCATGGGGGATGGAAAAGGGTCTAGGGCTTTGCCCTGATGTGAGTTTTTCGGGTGTAGATCACGGAGATGCGATCTTGCCGCTGAAGTTCTTATGCAATGGGCCTCATGGGCCCAATTTTCCTGACCCTGTAGAAGTTGCTTGTGGGGCAGCCCACACTGTCGTTGTTGCAGATGATGGTTACAAGCTTTGGTCTTGGGGAAGAGGAAGGAGTGGAGTTCTTGGTGATGGTAAGGTTAGTGATTCTTATTCTCCAACAATGGTTTTGTGGCCCCCACTATTAGAAGATTTCAGGGACGGTCTGAATCCTACTGACATAGAGTCAAAGAAGCCTAAAGAAGAAGGTGAGGTAACAGAGGTGGATAAGAAGTTGACTTCGGCAATGGAAGAGATGAAACTTTTGCAGTCAAAACTTTCGGTGATGGAACGGTATGTAAGCATTCTTCATGGGTCACTGTTTGGGAAGCCTTTTGAAGAGAGAGATATTCCAGCTTCATTGATCGAGTCTGATTCTTTTGACGTTGGAAAAGCATGGAAGAGTATGTTAGAGGTAGCAGACGGTAAAGAGCTAAGGCGTTTAGAAATGTTTTACGGAAATATGGTTGATGGGGTAAAGGATAAGATAATGAAGAGGAAGATTGAAGATATTGTGAGGGAGTATCTTAGTACTCAACATTGA